In a genomic window of Gossypium arboreum isolate Shixiya-1 chromosome 9, ASM2569848v2, whole genome shotgun sequence:
- the LOC108457268 gene encoding serine/threonine-protein kinase CTR1 isoform X2, with translation MEMPGRRSYYSPLTQYPDDQYSVSISGAPLPYYDSLSREVSSNKNSKVKPGLIDWDQNQSQNQQQTSRIGGGGGGGVGNTYASSIVTQRQSSGSSFGESSLSGDYYAPTISTTAVNEISAFMYGYDECFRHVDMRAKVGGSSGKSWAQQTEESYRLQLALALRLSSEATCADDPNFLDPVPDDSAIRAGSSGSAETVSHRFWVNGCLSYFDKVPDGFYLIHGVHPYVWKVCTDLHEHGRIPLIESLRSIDPTVDLPLEVISVDRRSDPGLKDLQNRVHNISCICITTKEVVDQLAMLVCSRMGGSSTTGEDDFFFYWRECSDNLKDCLGSVVVPIGSLSLGLCRHRALLFKVLADMIDLPCRIAKGCKHCRRDDASSCLVRFGLDREYFVDLIENPGYLCEPGSLLNGPSSISIFSPLRFPHPKPAAPAIDFRSLAKQYFLDCESLNLVFDGAPAGTTRDDENPGFSLNPKKLDKTGTERNNLVQISRPRDDPVLVFSDVLRDATKDSRFAKGSQLVPHKPRKEVALEVDDLDIPWSDLILKERIGAGSFGTVHRAEWNGSDVAVKILLEQDLNAQRFKEFLREVAIMKCLRHPNIVLFMGAVTQPPNLSIVTEYLSRGSLYRLLHKPGVREMLDERRQLSMAYDVANGMNYLHRRSPPIVHRDLKSPNLLVDKKYTVKVCDFGLSRLKANTFLSSKSAAGTPEWMAPEVLRDEPSNEKSDIYSFGVILWELATLQQPWGNLNPPQVVAAVGFKSQRLEIPHDLNPQVAAIIEDCWANEPWKRPSFSNIMDRLKPLIKPSTP, from the exons ATGGAAATGCCCGGTCGAAGATCCTACTACTCTCCCCTTACCCAGTATCCAGACGACCAGTACTCCGTGTCCATATCAGGAGCTCCACTGCCATATTACGACTCGCTTTCGCGCGAGGTCTCAAGTAATAAGAATAGCAAAGTGAAACCGGGTTTAATCGATTGGGATCAGAATCAGAGCCAGAACCAGCAGCAAACGAGTCGAATTGGCGGCGGCGGTGGGGGAGGAGTTGGGAATACTTATGCTTCGTCGATTGTGACGCAACGTCAATCGAGCGGGAGCAGCTTCGGCGAGAGCTCGTTATCGGGAGATTATTATGCGCCGACCATTTCTACGACAGCTGTGAACGAGATCAGTGCATTCATGTACGGTTATGATGAGTGCTTTAGGCATGTGGATATGAGAGCGAAAGTTGGCGGTTCATCGGGGAAAAGCTGGGCGCAGCAAACGGAGGAGAGTTATCGGTTGCAGTTGGCGTTGGCTTTGAGGCTTTCCTCGGAAGCTACCTGTGCTGATGATCCGAATTTTTTAGATCCAGTTCCGGATGATTCCGCAATTCGGGCAGGTAGCTCAGGCTCTGCTGAGACAGTTTCTCATCGGTTCTGG GTGAATGGCTGCCTATCATACTTTGACAAAGTTCCTGATGGGTTCTATTTGATTCATGGAGTGCATCCATATGTCTGGAAAGTGTGCACTGATCTACATGAACATGGTAGAATTCCGCTAATTGAATCTCTAAGATCTATTGATCCTACGGTGGATTTACCACTAGAAGTGATATCAGTTGACAGAAGAAGTGATCCAGGCTTAAAGGATCTGCAAAATAGAGTCCACAATATTTCTTGTATCTGCATAACCACTAAAGAAGTTGTTGATCAGCTAGCAATGCTTGTCTGTAGTCGCATGGG TGGTTCGTCTACTACTGGAGAGGATGACTTCTTTTTCTATTGGAGGGAGTGCAGTGATAATTTAAAAGATTGTTTAGGTTCAGTTGTGGTTCCTATTGGTAGCCTATCCCTTGGCCTTTGTAGACATCGAGCTTTACTATTCAAA GTACTAGCTGACATGATTGACCTACCATGTCGAATTGCAAAGGGCTGCAAACATTGTAGGAGAGATGATGCTTCTTCCTGCCTTGTTCGCTTTGGGCTCGACAG GGAGTATTTTGTGGACTTAATTGAGAACCCAGGCTACTTATGTGAGCCTGGTTCCTTGCTCAATGGTCCATCTTCCATCTCAATTTTTTCCCCATTGCGATTTCCACATCCAAAACCAGCTGCACCTGCCATTGATTTTAGGTCATTGGCCAAACAGTATTTTTTGGACTGCGAATCACTTAATCTTGTATTTGATGGTGCTCCAGCAG GTACTACTAGAGATGATGAAAATCCTGGATTCTCTCTCAACCCCAAGAAACTTGACAAGACTGGCACTGAGAGAAATAATCTGGTGCAGATCTCAA GGCCTAGAGATGACCCAGTTTTAGTTTTCTCCGATGTGTTGCGGGATGCTACTAAGGATTCAAGGTTTGCCAAGGGCAGTCAGCTTGTTCCCCACAAACCAAGAAAAGAAGTTGCCCTTGAAGTTGATGATTTGGACATTCCATGGAGTGATCTTATTTTAAAAGAGAGAATTGGTGCTG GTTCTTTTGGAACTGTTCATCGTGCTGAATGGAATGGCTCG GATGTTGCTGTGAAAATTCTCTTGGAACAAGACTTGAATGCTCAACGTTTCAAAGAATTCTTGAGGGAG GTTGCAATAATGAAATGTCTACGGCATCCAAATATTGTTCTTTTTATGGGAGCAGTCACACAGCCTCCAAACTTGTCTATAGTGACAGAATACTTATCAAG AGGTAGCTTGTATAGGCTTTTGCATAAGCCTGGTGTGAGAGAGATGTTGGATGAGAGGCGTCAGTTGAGCATGGCCTATGATGTG GCAAATGGAATGAATTATCTTCATAGACGCAGTCCTCCTATTGTTCATAGAGATTTAAAATCTCCAAATCTTCTAGTTGATAAAAAATATACAGTGAAG GTTTGTGATTTTGGGCTTTCTCGTTTGAAGGCAAACACATTTCTCTCATCCAAGTCTGCCGCTGGAACT ccTGAGTGGATGGCTCCGGAAGTTCTTCGTGATGAACCGTCAAATGAGAAGTCTGATATATATAGTTTTGGTGTAATCTTATGGGAGCTTGCTACTTTGCAACAACCATGGGGCAACTTAAATCCTCCACAG GTTGTAGCAGCTGTTGGTTTCAAGAGCCAAAGGCTTGAAATTCCACATGATTTGAATCCTCAAGTGGCCGCGATAATTGAGGATTGCTGGGCAAA TGAGCCTTGGAAGCGTCCTTCATTTTCCAATATCATGGATCGGTTGAAACCATTGATTAAACCCTCCACTCCTTGA
- the LOC108457268 gene encoding serine/threonine-protein kinase CTR1 isoform X1 — translation MEMPGRRSYYSPLTQYPDDQYSVSISGAPLPYYDSLSREVSSNKNSKVKPGLIDWDQNQSQNQQQTSRIGGGGGGGVGNTYASSIVTQRQSSGSSFGESSLSGDYYAPTISTTAVNEISAFMYGYDECFRHVDMRAKVGGSSGKSWAQQTEESYRLQLALALRLSSEATCADDPNFLDPVPDDSAIRAGSSGSAETVSHRFWVNGCLSYFDKVPDGFYLIHGVHPYVWKVCTDLHEHGRIPLIESLRSIDPTVDLPLEVISVDRRSDPGLKDLQNRVHNISCICITTKEVVDQLAMLVCSRMGGSSTTGEDDFFFYWRECSDNLKDCLGSVVVPIGSLSLGLCRHRALLFKVLADMIDLPCRIAKGCKHCRRDDASSCLVRFGLDREYFVDLIENPGYLCEPGSLLNGPSSISIFSPLRFPHPKPAAPAIDFRSLAKQYFLDCESLNLVFDGAPAGTTRDDENPGFSLNPKKLDKTGTERNNLVQISSNMDDISQLPLPPNIAQPTAYYRGSQYSHSMNINNDPSKHISPTGPRDDPVLVFSDVLRDATKDSRFAKGSQLVPHKPRKEVALEVDDLDIPWSDLILKERIGAGSFGTVHRAEWNGSDVAVKILLEQDLNAQRFKEFLREVAIMKCLRHPNIVLFMGAVTQPPNLSIVTEYLSRGSLYRLLHKPGVREMLDERRQLSMAYDVANGMNYLHRRSPPIVHRDLKSPNLLVDKKYTVKVCDFGLSRLKANTFLSSKSAAGTPEWMAPEVLRDEPSNEKSDIYSFGVILWELATLQQPWGNLNPPQVVAAVGFKSQRLEIPHDLNPQVAAIIEDCWANEPWKRPSFSNIMDRLKPLIKPSTP, via the exons ATGGAAATGCCCGGTCGAAGATCCTACTACTCTCCCCTTACCCAGTATCCAGACGACCAGTACTCCGTGTCCATATCAGGAGCTCCACTGCCATATTACGACTCGCTTTCGCGCGAGGTCTCAAGTAATAAGAATAGCAAAGTGAAACCGGGTTTAATCGATTGGGATCAGAATCAGAGCCAGAACCAGCAGCAAACGAGTCGAATTGGCGGCGGCGGTGGGGGAGGAGTTGGGAATACTTATGCTTCGTCGATTGTGACGCAACGTCAATCGAGCGGGAGCAGCTTCGGCGAGAGCTCGTTATCGGGAGATTATTATGCGCCGACCATTTCTACGACAGCTGTGAACGAGATCAGTGCATTCATGTACGGTTATGATGAGTGCTTTAGGCATGTGGATATGAGAGCGAAAGTTGGCGGTTCATCGGGGAAAAGCTGGGCGCAGCAAACGGAGGAGAGTTATCGGTTGCAGTTGGCGTTGGCTTTGAGGCTTTCCTCGGAAGCTACCTGTGCTGATGATCCGAATTTTTTAGATCCAGTTCCGGATGATTCCGCAATTCGGGCAGGTAGCTCAGGCTCTGCTGAGACAGTTTCTCATCGGTTCTGG GTGAATGGCTGCCTATCATACTTTGACAAAGTTCCTGATGGGTTCTATTTGATTCATGGAGTGCATCCATATGTCTGGAAAGTGTGCACTGATCTACATGAACATGGTAGAATTCCGCTAATTGAATCTCTAAGATCTATTGATCCTACGGTGGATTTACCACTAGAAGTGATATCAGTTGACAGAAGAAGTGATCCAGGCTTAAAGGATCTGCAAAATAGAGTCCACAATATTTCTTGTATCTGCATAACCACTAAAGAAGTTGTTGATCAGCTAGCAATGCTTGTCTGTAGTCGCATGGG TGGTTCGTCTACTACTGGAGAGGATGACTTCTTTTTCTATTGGAGGGAGTGCAGTGATAATTTAAAAGATTGTTTAGGTTCAGTTGTGGTTCCTATTGGTAGCCTATCCCTTGGCCTTTGTAGACATCGAGCTTTACTATTCAAA GTACTAGCTGACATGATTGACCTACCATGTCGAATTGCAAAGGGCTGCAAACATTGTAGGAGAGATGATGCTTCTTCCTGCCTTGTTCGCTTTGGGCTCGACAG GGAGTATTTTGTGGACTTAATTGAGAACCCAGGCTACTTATGTGAGCCTGGTTCCTTGCTCAATGGTCCATCTTCCATCTCAATTTTTTCCCCATTGCGATTTCCACATCCAAAACCAGCTGCACCTGCCATTGATTTTAGGTCATTGGCCAAACAGTATTTTTTGGACTGCGAATCACTTAATCTTGTATTTGATGGTGCTCCAGCAG GTACTACTAGAGATGATGAAAATCCTGGATTCTCTCTCAACCCCAAGAAACTTGACAAGACTGGCACTGAGAGAAATAATCTGGTGCAGATCTCAAGTAATATGGATGATATTTCGCAGTTACCTTTACCTCCTAATATTGCTCAGCCAACTGCTTATTATAGAGGTTCCCAGTATTCACACTCAATGAATATTAATAATGATCCTTCAAAGCACATTTCACCGACAGGGCCTAGAGATGACCCAGTTTTAGTTTTCTCCGATGTGTTGCGGGATGCTACTAAGGATTCAAGGTTTGCCAAGGGCAGTCAGCTTGTTCCCCACAAACCAAGAAAAGAAGTTGCCCTTGAAGTTGATGATTTGGACATTCCATGGAGTGATCTTATTTTAAAAGAGAGAATTGGTGCTG GTTCTTTTGGAACTGTTCATCGTGCTGAATGGAATGGCTCG GATGTTGCTGTGAAAATTCTCTTGGAACAAGACTTGAATGCTCAACGTTTCAAAGAATTCTTGAGGGAG GTTGCAATAATGAAATGTCTACGGCATCCAAATATTGTTCTTTTTATGGGAGCAGTCACACAGCCTCCAAACTTGTCTATAGTGACAGAATACTTATCAAG AGGTAGCTTGTATAGGCTTTTGCATAAGCCTGGTGTGAGAGAGATGTTGGATGAGAGGCGTCAGTTGAGCATGGCCTATGATGTG GCAAATGGAATGAATTATCTTCATAGACGCAGTCCTCCTATTGTTCATAGAGATTTAAAATCTCCAAATCTTCTAGTTGATAAAAAATATACAGTGAAG GTTTGTGATTTTGGGCTTTCTCGTTTGAAGGCAAACACATTTCTCTCATCCAAGTCTGCCGCTGGAACT ccTGAGTGGATGGCTCCGGAAGTTCTTCGTGATGAACCGTCAAATGAGAAGTCTGATATATATAGTTTTGGTGTAATCTTATGGGAGCTTGCTACTTTGCAACAACCATGGGGCAACTTAAATCCTCCACAG GTTGTAGCAGCTGTTGGTTTCAAGAGCCAAAGGCTTGAAATTCCACATGATTTGAATCCTCAAGTGGCCGCGATAATTGAGGATTGCTGGGCAAA TGAGCCTTGGAAGCGTCCTTCATTTTCCAATATCATGGATCGGTTGAAACCATTGATTAAACCCTCCACTCCTTGA